The window GGCAATCATGAACCAAATTATAAATTACATCTTTTTCTTCTTTTTTATTTGTTGTTTTTAAACTATAGTTTTTATTTAAACTATAATATAATCCTTCTGCTAATGCTTTAAATAAGTGACTATTTGGTTCAGCATTTTTTTTAAAACTATCAACATCAATATTAATATTGTATTTATTAGTTTTAGTAAAATTAGTAATAAACTTATATACTGATTTGAATGTTAATGGTTTTTCAAAATAAACATAAATAGTTTTATCTTCGGAAATTAAAGTTGTTCTTTCATTTTCTTTAATTACTAAATTGTTTACTTGATCATTTTTAAAAATAGCTTTTAATGTCAGAACTTGTTTTTTATCATTTAATACAATCATTATTTACTCATCCTTCTTTCTAAATAATCTAATATATAAAATTATAGCATTAAAATAAAGCGCTATTTACTATATAATCAGATTATTTGAGATATAATAAGACTTAGAATAATAATTTATGCAGATAAAGGAGAAGATGGGAAATGAAAAGAAATGAAGCACCAGCCCAGTATAAATGAGATTTTACAAATTTATACCCCACAATTGATGATTGAAAAAAAGATTTAAATATTATTGTTGAAAAGTTAAAAGAAATTATAGCATTTAAAGGAAAATTAAATAATAAAGATATTTTTAAAAAATATTTACAGTTAGATGATGAAATTGATTTAATTGTTAGTAAATTAGGGCAGTATTTACATATGGGTGATATTGATACAACTAATTTAGTTTATCAAGAATTATCAGGAATCTTTGCCAATACTATTAATGAACTTTCAAGTCAATTAGCTTTTATTTCTCCCGAATTAAAAGCAATTGGTGAACAAATTATTATGGGATGAATTAAATCAGATTCTGAGTTACAGAAATACGAATATGGATATCGGAAATTCTTCCGCGAAGCGCAACATATATTATCTGAACGAGACGAAGAAATTTTATCATTAGTATCACGAAGTCGTGGAGCAGCTTATGATATTTATGATTTATTAGCATATGCTGATAAAAAACCAGCTTATGTAAATTATCAAGGCAAAGAACAAAAATTAACTCAAGCCTTATATAGTGAAATTACTGAAGAGACTGACCCACTGGATGATCAAAAATTAAGAGCAGAAACAGCAAAATTATTTGTGCAACATTTAACAGATAAAAAACATTCCTTTGCGAGAGTTTATGAAGCAATTTTACAAAGAAGTGTCGAATCAGTAAAGTTAAGAGGCTATAAAAATACTTTGCAAGCATCATTATCAGGTGATGATGTTACCGAAGACATTTATGAAAGTTTAATTAAGTATGGTCGTCAAACAAGTCATTTAAATGTTCGCTATAATGAAATTTTGAAAAAATATTTTAAATTTAATAAATATTATGCATCAGACAGCCGCTTAAAATTAGTAAAAAATGTGCCCAGTGTTAATAAAAAATATTCAGTTGAAGAAGCAAAAAACATTATTCGTGAATCATTAAAAATGTTAGGACCAGAATATTTGAGCCAACTAGAGATTGCGTGAAGTGATAATCGAATTGATTATTTTGAAGATACTAATAAAAGAGCCGGCGCATATTCATCAGGAGGGAATGGTGTTGAACCAATTATTTTGATGAACTGAGATAATACAATCTCATCGGTTAATACATTAGCCCACGAAGCTGGTCACTCCGTGCACACCTTACTAGCAGATGCAAATAATCCCCGCCCATTATCAAACTATCCAATTATTTTAGCGGAAGTAGCTTCAACTGTTAATGAACACTTATTATTTGATTATTTATATAAAAATGCTCAAAGTGATGATGAAAAAATTTATTTATTACAAAATCGCATTGAAGAAATTACTGGAACTTTCTTCCGACAAATTCAATTTGCTGATTTTGAATGAACTGCTCATAAAATGGTTGAAAATAATAAACCCCTAGATGCTGATAAGTTGGCAGATTTATTTGAAAAAATTAGTAATGATTTTGGAAGTTCAGTCTTTGATAAATATGAAGAAAATTCAAAACAGTATGGGTGAACAAGAATTTTACATTTCTTTAATTCACCATATTATGTTTATAAATATGCAACATGTATTGTTGCCTCATTCAAACTATATAATGATGTTTTAAATAATAACCCTGAGACATTAATTAACTTCTTAAAACAGGGGGGACGCAAAGAACCATTATTAATTTTAAAAGATATTGGAATTGATTACACTAATGAAAAAGTTTATGATGGTTTAATTAATAAATTAACTTCCTTAATTGACAACTTAGAAGCACTATTAAATAAAAAAGGAAATTAAAATTCAATTCCTTTACGCGCAGGGATCTTTTCATAAAAGTAGTGTTTAATTAATTTAACATTACTTACTAGATCAACATTATCAATTAAGTTTTGGGTAATATGATGTCCGGAAAAAGCCAATTCAATATTTGGCTTTTTTGTTTTAATAACAGCAATTAATTCTTCTTCAGTTATTAAACCATTAACAATGCATCCTAATAATTCATCAACAATAATTAAATCCACATTATCACTCTGAACTAATTTTTGTAAAATAGCAAACCCACCTCGCATCTCTTCTTTTAAGATTGCTTTTTCTTGGTCATTCATTTCCCAAAAGAATTTTTGACTAGAAGAATAAAAATCATAAATTTCTAAGCGGGGATGATTAATTTGTTCAAAAAACAACATTTCTCCTGATTGACGATTTTTTAAAAATCGTAAATATTTAATATTTCAACCATAACCAAGCGCTCGAATTGTCATTCCGTTCAAAATTGAAGTTTTTCCTTTACCATCACCGTAATATATATGAGTATAACCTTTTTTCTGCATTTTA is drawn from Spiroplasma mirum ATCC 29335 and contains these coding sequences:
- a CDS encoding cob(I)yrinic acid a,c-diamide adenosyltransferase translates to MQKKGYTHIYYGDGKGKTSILNGMTIRALGYGWNIKYLRFLKNRQSGEMLFFEQINHPRLEIYDFYSSSQKFFWEMNDQEKAILKEEMRGGFAILQKLVQSDNVDLIIVDELLGCIVNGLITEEELIAVIKTKKPNIELAFSGHHITQNLIDNVDLVSNVKLIKHYFYEKIPARKGIEF
- the pepF gene encoding oligoendopeptidase F is translated as MKRNEAPAQYKWDFTNLYPTIDDWKKDLNIIVEKLKEIIAFKGKLNNKDIFKKYLQLDDEIDLIVSKLGQYLHMGDIDTTNLVYQELSGIFANTINELSSQLAFISPELKAIGEQIIMGWIKSDSELQKYEYGYRKFFREAQHILSERDEEILSLVSRSRGAAYDIYDLLAYADKKPAYVNYQGKEQKLTQALYSEITEETDPLDDQKLRAETAKLFVQHLTDKKHSFARVYEAILQRSVESVKLRGYKNTLQASLSGDDVTEDIYESLIKYGRQTSHLNVRYNEILKKYFKFNKYYASDSRLKLVKNVPSVNKKYSVEEAKNIIRESLKMLGPEYLSQLEIAWSDNRIDYFEDTNKRAGAYSSGGNGVEPIILMNWDNTISSVNTLAHEAGHSVHTLLADANNPRPLSNYPIILAEVASTVNEHLLFDYLYKNAQSDDEKIYLLQNRIEEITGTFFRQIQFADFEWTAHKMVENNKPLDADKLADLFEKISNDFGSSVFDKYEENSKQYGWTRILHFFNSPYYVYKYATCIVASFKLYNDVLNNNPETLINFLKQGGRKEPLLILKDIGIDYTNEKVYDGLINKLTSLIDNLEALLNKKGN